From the genome of Schaalia dentiphila ATCC 17982, one region includes:
- the ftsH gene encoding ATP-dependent zinc metalloprotease FtsH, translated as MNEKIKNKRPSLGWVMVPLIMLLAGGWFVWGFFAPRAVTTSEGLALISGDTVERVVLNEGTQQVNLTLTENYVHQSTGSGDRTADLGKNVYFTYSYVQTKEILDTVADKAPAKGWNAMRPQSGILGGVVQLLISLMILGVAFYFIMRSMSGSRMMGGFTQSRAKEFNQERPDVTFADVAGEDEAVEELEEIREFLASPDKFHKVGARIPRGVLLYGPPGTGKTLLAKAVAGEANAPFFSISGSEFMELYVGVGASRVRELFERAKKNAPAIIFVDEIDAVGRHRGSGIGGGNDEREQTLNQLLVEMDGFDERANIILIAATNRPDILDPALLRPGRFDRQIAVEAPDLKGREAILKVHAQGKPLTEQVDLRQIAKRTPGFTGADLANVLNEAALLTARSDMQFIDERAIDEAIDRVIAGPQKRTRVMNDHDKAVTAYHEAGHALAAAALNYTDPVTKVTILPRGRALGYTMVMPTEDRFNKTRNQLLDDLVYGMGGRVAEEIVFRDPSTGPANDIQQATKTARAMVTDYGMSDRIGMVKLGDADTEAFGHGSGEGPRSFSDETAAIIDEEVRRLLDNAMREAWRILSENRAVLDTLASRLLEEETLDEAQLAEIFKDVVKAPERPVWNYQSDAAVPGVVLGHPVGIKAEDEWKPDMEEDAEVVPTDATDASGVEGEQA; from the coding sequence GTGAACGAGAAGATCAAGAACAAACGCCCCAGCCTGGGGTGGGTGATGGTTCCGCTCATCATGCTGCTCGCCGGTGGCTGGTTCGTGTGGGGCTTCTTCGCCCCTCGTGCCGTGACGACCTCCGAGGGCCTCGCGCTCATCTCGGGTGATACGGTCGAGCGGGTGGTCCTCAACGAGGGCACCCAGCAGGTGAATCTGACGCTGACGGAAAACTACGTCCACCAGAGCACGGGCAGTGGCGACCGCACGGCTGATCTGGGTAAGAACGTCTACTTCACGTACTCCTACGTACAGACCAAGGAGATTCTGGACACGGTGGCCGACAAGGCCCCCGCGAAGGGCTGGAACGCGATGCGTCCCCAGTCCGGCATCCTCGGCGGCGTCGTTCAACTGCTGATCTCGCTGATGATCCTGGGCGTCGCGTTCTACTTCATCATGCGCTCCATGTCGGGTTCGCGGATGATGGGCGGCTTCACGCAGTCACGCGCTAAGGAATTCAACCAGGAGCGCCCGGACGTCACCTTCGCGGACGTCGCCGGTGAGGACGAGGCCGTGGAGGAACTCGAGGAAATCCGCGAGTTCCTGGCCTCCCCGGACAAGTTCCACAAGGTGGGCGCACGCATCCCGCGCGGCGTCCTGCTCTACGGTCCTCCCGGAACGGGCAAGACCCTCCTCGCCAAGGCCGTCGCCGGCGAGGCGAATGCCCCCTTCTTCTCGATCTCCGGTTCGGAGTTCATGGAGCTGTACGTCGGCGTGGGTGCCTCCCGCGTGCGTGAGCTCTTCGAGCGCGCCAAGAAGAACGCGCCGGCCATCATCTTCGTCGACGAGATCGACGCCGTGGGTCGCCACCGCGGCAGCGGCATCGGCGGCGGCAACGACGAGCGCGAGCAGACGCTCAACCAGCTCCTCGTCGAGATGGACGGTTTCGACGAGCGCGCCAACATCATCCTGATCGCGGCGACCAACCGCCCCGACATCCTCGACCCGGCGCTGCTGCGCCCCGGGCGTTTCGACCGCCAGATCGCCGTCGAGGCCCCCGACCTGAAGGGCCGCGAGGCTATCCTGAAGGTCCACGCGCAGGGCAAGCCCCTCACCGAGCAGGTCGACCTGCGCCAGATCGCCAAGCGCACGCCCGGCTTCACTGGCGCCGACCTGGCGAACGTCCTCAACGAGGCCGCGCTGCTCACCGCGCGCTCGGACATGCAGTTCATCGATGAGCGGGCCATCGACGAGGCCATCGATCGCGTGATCGCTGGCCCACAGAAGCGCACCCGCGTCATGAACGACCACGACAAGGCTGTGACCGCCTACCACGAGGCCGGCCACGCCTTGGCCGCCGCCGCCCTGAACTACACGGACCCGGTCACGAAGGTCACGATCCTGCCGCGCGGTCGCGCCCTGGGCTACACGATGGTCATGCCCACCGAGGATCGCTTCAATAAGACCCGCAACCAGCTCCTCGACGACCTGGTGTACGGCATGGGCGGCCGCGTCGCCGAGGAGATCGTGTTCCGCGACCCGTCGACCGGCCCTGCCAACGACATCCAGCAGGCCACGAAGACGGCCCGCGCCATGGTCACCGACTACGGCATGAGCGACCGCATTGGCATGGTCAAGCTGGGCGACGCCGACACCGAGGCCTTCGGTCACGGGTCCGGCGAGGGTCCACGCTCGTTCTCCGACGAGACGGCCGCGATCATCGACGAGGAGGTGCGTCGCCTCCTCGACAACGCGATGCGCGAGGCGTGGCGGATCCTGTCGGAAAACCGCGCGGTTCTGGACACCCTGGCCTCGCGCCTGCTCGAGGAGGAGACCCTCGACGAGGCGCAGCTCGCGGAGATCTTCAAGGACGTTGTCAAGGCCCCCGAGCGCCCCGTGTGGAACTACCAGTCCGATGCGGCCGTCCCCGGCGTGGTCCTGGGCCACCCCGTGGGCATTAAAGCCGAGGACGAGTGGAAGCCCGACATGGAGGAGGACGCCGAGGTGGTGCCGACCGATGCCACCGACGCCTCGGGCGTGGAAGGGGAGCAGGCGTGA
- the folE gene encoding GTP cyclohydrolase I FolE gives MTYDPAGVEKASRDLLVAIGEDPEREGLVGTPDRMARAWREMCKGLTEDPREHLHTQFHAGTDELVLVRDITFFSVCEHHLLPFYGRAHVGYIPRGGVVTGLSKLARVVEGYARRPQVQERLTAQVADAIDEILDPQGVIVVIEAEHMCMSMRGISKPGSSTVTSALRGIMNDGATRAEMMALVLSGSR, from the coding sequence GTGACCTACGATCCCGCTGGCGTTGAAAAGGCGTCGCGCGACCTGCTCGTCGCAATCGGTGAGGACCCCGAGCGCGAGGGCCTGGTCGGCACTCCCGACCGCATGGCGCGCGCGTGGCGCGAGATGTGCAAGGGCCTGACCGAGGACCCGCGCGAGCACCTGCACACCCAGTTCCACGCCGGCACCGACGAGCTGGTCCTGGTCCGCGACATCACCTTCTTCTCGGTGTGCGAGCACCACCTGCTGCCCTTCTACGGCCGCGCCCACGTGGGCTACATCCCGCGCGGCGGCGTCGTGACGGGCCTGTCCAAGCTGGCCCGCGTGGTCGAAGGCTACGCGCGCCGCCCTCAGGTCCAGGAGCGCCTGACTGCCCAGGTGGCTGACGCGATCGACGAAATCCTTGATCCCCAGGGCGTCATCGTCGTTATCGAGGCAGAGCACATGTGCATGTCGATGCGCGGCATCTCCAAGCCCGGCTCTTCGACCGTGACCAGCGCGCTCCGCGGCATCATGAACGACGGCGCGACCCGCGCCGAGATGATGGCCCTCGTTCTGTCCGGGAGCCGATGA